From one Triticum aestivum cultivar Chinese Spring chromosome 4B, IWGSC CS RefSeq v2.1, whole genome shotgun sequence genomic stretch:
- the LOC123091382 gene encoding protein transport protein Sec24-like CEF, whose protein sequence is MSRPPPPFSPQNPTPAPNPGGPASTLPASFSNLQISRAPPPSASAGPPLGDGPVPSSIRGPQAPPPGARPFPGSPPPPLQPGSLFARPAAPVQQSPPFGGPPAASVQQSPPFGGPPAAQPLLPQQRSPFNGPPSVLPPQVQRAPFGGPPGASQARPFGGPPAAVSQPAPFGGSSVATAQSAPYSAAPPPPFGGPPGAVPPQAYSGGPIPPFGAAPAPLQQGPYGGPPQFGGQRPGLQPPPFGAQTAPASQPPPFMGVPGANAPAFGPPGWQGQARPGGVRMPGGMPPNALGHGMPSTPTMPYSPHAGAQVSTPSNIDPNQIPRPIAETSVIIFETRQGGQAAVPPAASSEFIVKDTGNCSPRLMRCTLNQIPCTGDLLTTSAMPLALMVQPFALPHPSEEAIQLVDFGEMGPVRCSRCKAYINPFMRFVDQGKIFICNLCGFSNDTPREYLCNLGPDGRRRDADDRPELCRGTVEFIATKEFLVREPMPAVYFFLVDVSMNAVQTGVTAASCSAISQVLSDLPEGPRTMVGIATFDSTIHFYSLKNARQQPLMFIVPDIQDVYTPLQMDLILPVSECRDSLEQLLESIPSMFENNRVADSAFGAAMKAGFLAMKPTGGKLLVFQSVLPSVGTGSLSARETEARSNISTGDKEAHKLLQPVDKTLKTMALEFAEYQVCVDVFLATQSYTDIASISVVPSTTGGRVYYYFPFSAVSDPAKLFNDLRWNITKPQGFEAVMRVRCSQGLQVQDYSGNFCKRVPTDIDLPAIDSDKTIMVTFKHDDKFQENTECGFQCALLYTTVYGQRRIRVINISLPCTSTLNNLFRYADQEAQFTYVVKQAANGIPSSSLSQVRDQVISTCINILQSYRKHCASVSSSGQLILPEALKLLPLYTLALIKSIGLRNDGRVDDRSYWVSAVSSVSVLLAIPLVFPRMIALHDLTSRDDEDSLIPNPLTLNSENIQDDGIYLLENGEDGFIYVGNAVNPATLEQIFGFSSLAGAPNLLALEQFDHALSRKVNEVVNEIRRQRCSYLRLRLCRKGDPSGDFFRSLLVEDKAPGGLSYVEFLVHVHRQIQSKMT, encoded by the exons CGCGCTCCACCGCCATCTGCTTCCGCCGGGCCGCCGCTAGGGGATGGCCCCGTGCCGTCGTCGATCCGAGGTCCGCAGGCACCGCCTCCTGGCGCCCGCCCGTTCCCTGGcagtccgccgccgccgttgcagcCGGGCTCGCTCTTCGCCCGGCCTGCGGCGCCGGTCCAGCAGTCCCCTCCCTTTGGCGGTCCACCCGCGGCGTCGGTCCAGCAGTCCCCTCCCTTTGGCGGCCCACCCGCTGCGCAGCCGTTGCTGCCGCAGCAGAGATCTCCCTTCAATGGCCCGCCGTCCGTGCTGCCGCCGCAGGTGCAGCGGGCACCGTTCGGAGGTCCGCCTGGGGCATCCCAGGCTCGTCCGTTCGGTGGCCCACCTGCTGCGGTGTCGCAGCCTGCCCCTTTCGGTGGCTCTTCTGTAGCAACAGCTCAATCAGCTCCGTATTCAGCAGCTCCGCCACCACCGTTTGGCGGGCCACCTGGGGCAGTGCCTCCCCAGGCGTACTCCGGAGGGCCGATCCCCCCGTTTGGGGCTGCACCGGCGCCCTTGCAGCAGGGTCCTTATGGTGGGCCTCCCCAGTTTGGGGGGCAGAGACCAGGATTGCAGCCTCCGCCATTTGGGGCTCAGACTGCTCCTGCATCTCAGCCACCACCGTTCATGGGGGTTCCTGGGGCTAATGCACCAGCATTTGGGCCTCCAGGGTGGCAAGGGCAGGCACGACCTGGAGGCGTGAGAATGCCTGGTGGCATGCCGCCTAATGCACTAGGCCACGGGATGCCGTCCACGCCCACCATGCCATACTCTCCCCATGCTGGAGCCCAGGTCTCTACGCCATCCAATATTGACCCTAATCAGATTCCGCGTCCTATCGCCGAGACATCAGTCATCATTTTTGAGACCCGGCAAGGTGGCCAAGCAGCTGTTCCACCG GCTGCATCAAGTGAGTTTATTGTGAAGGACACCGGCAACTGCAGTCCCCGTTTGATGCGGTGCACCTTGAATCAG ATACCATGTACAGGTGATCTCCTGACAACATCAGCAATGCCATTGGCTTTAATGGTGCAACCTTTTGCTCTTCCTCATCCTTCCGAGGAGGCTATCCAGCTCGTGGATTTTGGAGAGATGGGCCCTGTCAGGTGTTCTCGCTGCAAAGCATACATAAATCCTTTCATGAGATTCGTTGATCAAGGGAAAATTTTCATCTGTAACTTATGTGGATTTAGCAATGATACTCCGAGGGAGTACTTGTGCAACTTAGGGCCTGATGGTAGGCGACGTGATGCTGATGATAGGCCTGAGTTATGCAGAGGAACAGTTGAGTTCATTGCCACCAAGGAATTTCTGGTCCGGGAACCAATGCCAGCTGTGTATTTCTTCCTTGTTGATGTCTCCATGAATGCCGTACAGACTGGTGTAACTGCTGCGTCTTGCAGTGCAATATCCCAGGTTCTTTCTGATCTTCCTGAAGGTCCCCGAACGATGGTTGGAATTGCGACATTTGATTCAACTATTCACTTCTATAGTCTGAAAAATGCTCGACAACAGCCTTTGATGTTTATTGTTCCCGACATCCAAGATGTGTATACTCCACTTCAGATGGACTTGATTCTCCCAGTTTCCGAGTGCCGTGATAGTTTGGAGCAGCTTCTGGAGAGCATCCCCAGCATGTTTGAGAACAATAGAGTTGCCGATTCAGCATTTGGGGCAGCTATGAAGGCAGGTTTCTTAGCTATGAAGCCCACTGGTGGAAAGTTGCTTGTGTTTCAGTCAGTGCTACCATCAGTTGGGACTGGCTCATTATCTGCAAGGGAAACTGAAGCTAGATCTAACATCTCCACTGGAGATAAGGAAGCACATAAGCTCCTGCAGCCTGTTGATAAGACACTCAAGACAATGGCACTAGAATTTGCTGAGTATCAAGTTTGTGTGGATGTGTTCCTTGCCACACAGTCATACACCGATATTGCTTCGATATCAGTTGTTCCCAGTACCACTGGTGGCAGGGTTTACTACTACTTCCCATTTTCTGCTGTTTCTGATCCAGCCAAACTCTTCAATGATCTCAGATGGAATATCACTAAACCCCAGGGTTTTGAGGCTGTCATGCGTGTCAGGTGCAGTCAGGGGCTTCAAGTTCAAGACTATTCTGGCAACTTCTGCAAGCGTGTTCCTACTGATATTGATTTGCCTGCTATTGACTCCGACAAAACCATAatggttaccttcaagcatgatgatAAGTTTCAGGAGAACACAGAATGTGGTTTTCAGTGCGCACTTCTTTACACCACGGTATATGGGCAAAGAAGGATAAGGGTCATAAATATTTCACTTCCATGCACAAGCACGCTCAACAATCTTTTCCGATATGCTGATCAGGAAGCACAGTTTACTTATGTTGTTAAGCAAGCTGCAAATGGCATTCCATCAAGTTCTCTGTCCCAAGTTAGGGACCAGGTAATAAGTACCTGCATCAATATTCTCCAGTCCTACCGAAAACATTGTGCATCTGTAAGTTCTTCTGGACAGttaattcttccggaggctttaAAACTTCTGCCTTTGTATACTCTGGCCTTGATTAAAAGCATAGGACTGAGGAATGATGGGAGAGTAGATGATCGGTCCTATTGGGTCTCTGCTGTCTCCTCAGTTTCTGTGTTATTAGCCATTCCATTGGTGTTCCCTAGGATGATTGCTCTCCATGATCTTACATCAAGGGACGATGAGGATTCCCTTATTCCAAATCCCCTTACTCTCAATAGTGAGAATATACAGGATGATGGGATTTATTTATTGGAAAATGGCGAGGATGGTTTTATTTATGTCGGAAATGCGGTGAACCCTGCCACCCTGGAGCAAATATTTGGTTTCTCATCTTTAGCTGGTGCACCAAATCTGTTGGCATTGGAGCAATTTGATCATGCATTGTCCAGGAAAGTAAATGAAGTTGTGAATGAAATAAGGCGACAGAGATGCTCTTACTTGAGACTGAGACTGTGCCGAAAGGGCGACCCATCTGGAGATTTCTTCCGTTCGCTGTTGGTCGAGGACAAAGCACCGGGTGGCCTTTCCTATGTGGAGTTCCTCGTGCATGTTCACAGGCAAATCCAGAGCAAGATGACCTGA